One window of Candidatus Dadabacteria bacterium genomic DNA carries:
- the msrB gene encoding peptide-methionine (R)-S-oxide reductase MsrB, whose amino-acid sequence MSEKMKKTDEQWQEELSPEEFLVTRKKGTERAFTGKYHDHHEKGMYTCVCCGQKLFRFSEKFDSGTGWPSFWEPVSRENVAEKSDHSHGMTRTEVLCSKCDAHLGHVFPDGPKPTGLRYCINSASLDFEEEE is encoded by the coding sequence ATGTCTGAGAAGATGAAGAAGACGGACGAGCAGTGGCAGGAGGAGCTCTCCCCCGAGGAGTTTCTTGTTACGAGGAAGAAGGGCACCGAGAGGGCCTTTACCGGAAAGTACCACGACCATCACGAAAAGGGGATGTACACCTGCGTGTGCTGCGGGCAGAAGCTTTTCCGTTTCTCAGAGAAGTTCGATTCCGGCACGGGATGGCCGAGCTTCTGGGAGCCCGTCTCGCGGGAGAACGTGGCGGAGAAGTCCGATCATTCCCACGGGATGACGAGAACCGAGGTTCTCTGCTCAAAGTGCGACGCCCACTTGGGACATGTTTTCCCCGACGGCCCCAAGCCCACAGGGCTTAGGTACTGCATAAATTCCGCCTCTTTGGATTTCGAAGAAGAAGAGTAG
- a CDS encoding ABC transporter permease — MYVKTQVIITGTLIFLIILVAIFAPALSPYEYDQTNFANALRAPDSVHLMGTDQEGRDLLSRVIHGSRISIAVAVGTAAMALVIGTVLGAVSGYAGGKTDELIMRTVDVFYAVPDLLLIVLLTLVIGTGVTGIVISLGVISWMRVARIVRGSVLQIKSFEYVESARALGASPRIILARHILPNTLSPLIVTVTFSVPYAILTESTLSFLGLGISPPEASWGTLASTGWQGIRTFPHLIVFPSIAIFITALSFNLFGEGIRDLLATENSR; from the coding sequence ATGTACGTAAAAACCCAGGTAATAATCACTGGAACGCTAATATTCCTTATAATTCTGGTCGCGATTTTCGCGCCCGCCCTCTCCCCCTACGAGTACGACCAGACGAATTTCGCAAACGCGCTTCGCGCCCCCGATTCCGTGCACCTCATGGGAACGGACCAGGAGGGACGCGATCTTCTGAGCAGGGTAATCCACGGTTCGAGGATATCGATCGCGGTCGCCGTGGGGACCGCCGCGATGGCCCTTGTCATCGGAACGGTCCTCGGGGCCGTCTCGGGATACGCCGGGGGGAAAACGGACGAGCTGATAATGCGCACGGTCGACGTGTTCTACGCCGTCCCGGATCTTCTGCTGATAGTCCTTCTCACTCTCGTTATCGGAACGGGGGTTACGGGCATCGTAATATCGCTCGGAGTGATATCGTGGATGAGGGTCGCCAGGATAGTGAGGGGAAGCGTGCTTCAGATAAAGTCGTTTGAGTACGTTGAGTCCGCAAGGGCGCTCGGGGCCTCGCCGCGTATCATTCTCGCAAGGCACATACTTCCTAACACGCTAAGTCCCCTCATAGTCACCGTCACGTTTTCGGTCCCTTACGCAATCCTCACCGAATCCACGCTCAGCTTTCTCGGCCTTGGTATATCTCCGCCTGAGGCGAGCTGGGGCACGCTTGCGAGCACCGGGTGGCAGGGAATAAGGACCTTCCCCCACCTTATAGTGTTTCCAAGCATCGCGATTTTCATAACGGCGCTTTCCTTTAATCTCTTCGGGGAAGGCATAAGAGACCTTCTGGCCACGGAGAACTCAAGGTGA
- the hisH gene encoding imidazole glycerol phosphate synthase subunit HisH, whose protein sequence is MISIVDYGMGNLRSVEKSFTSQGIEVRVTEDPGDIEGSSGLVVPGVGAFGDCVRNLRERSMTGPIKDFIESGRPFLGICLGFQVLFESSEEAPGEEGLGILKGKVVRFRVEEKKLKVPHMGWNRVSAPEQARILEGIPQQSWFYFVHSYHVVSDDPGVGVLLSDYGGEFEAGVISGNLSAFQFHPEKSSDYGLMILRNFSKLCLEN, encoded by the coding sequence GTGATTTCCATCGTGGATTACGGGATGGGGAATCTGAGAAGCGTCGAGAAGAGCTTTACCTCCCAGGGTATAGAGGTCCGCGTTACCGAGGATCCGGGCGACATAGAGGGCTCAAGCGGCCTCGTGGTTCCCGGGGTCGGGGCTTTCGGCGACTGCGTGAGGAACCTTCGCGAGCGCTCAATGACCGGGCCAATAAAGGATTTTATCGAAAGCGGGCGGCCCTTTCTGGGCATATGCCTCGGCTTTCAGGTTCTGTTCGAATCAAGCGAGGAAGCTCCCGGAGAAGAGGGCCTTGGGATTCTTAAAGGGAAGGTCGTTCGGTTCCGTGTCGAGGAAAAGAAACTGAAGGTGCCCCACATGGGCTGGAACAGGGTGAGCGCGCCCGAGCAAGCCCGCATACTCGAAGGGATACCGCAGCAAAGCTGGTTTTACTTCGTTCACTCCTACCACGTGGTTTCGGACGATCCCGGCGTCGGCGTTCTGCTTTCCGATTACGGGGGTGAGTTCGAGGCGGGAGTCATATCGGGGAATCTTTCCGCCTTTCAGTTCCACCCTGAAAAAAGTTCTGACTACGGGCTCATGATCTTGAGGAACTTCTCGAAGCTCTGCCTTGAGAACTGA
- the hisB gene encoding imidazoleglycerol-phosphate dehydratase HisB gives MTRKAVLKRETSEVSASVELDLDGTGKFDISTGVPFFDHMLSQLAKHGYFDLTVKAEGDIDVDFHHTVEDVGIALGEAFSEALGDKRGITRYGHAVIPFDDALVVVAVDLSDRPCFVFKGEIPAGKVGDFDSELAEEFFKSLTNSLRCNLHIEFRHGTNLHHIIEAMFKALGRSMDVASALDGRRNDIPSTKGTL, from the coding sequence ATGACCCGCAAAGCCGTTTTAAAAAGAGAAACATCCGAAGTCAGCGCCAGCGTCGAGCTTGATCTCGACGGAACCGGGAAATTCGATATCTCTACAGGGGTGCCGTTTTTCGACCACATGCTGAGCCAGCTCGCAAAGCACGGCTACTTCGACCTCACGGTCAAGGCCGAAGGGGACATCGACGTTGATTTCCACCACACCGTGGAGGATGTCGGGATAGCGCTCGGGGAAGCTTTCTCAGAAGCCCTGGGAGACAAGAGGGGAATCACCAGGTACGGGCACGCCGTAATCCCTTTTGACGACGCGCTTGTTGTTGTGGCGGTTGACCTGAGCGACAGGCCCTGCTTCGTTTTCAAGGGAGAGATTCCCGCGGGCAAGGTCGGGGACTTTGACTCGGAGCTTGCAGAGGAGTTCTTCAAGTCCCTCACGAACTCGCTTCGCTGCAACCTGCACATCGAGTTTCGCCACGGAACGAACCTGCACCACATAATAGAGGCCATGTTCAAGGCTCTGGGAAGATCCATGGATGTAGCCTCGGCGCTTGACGGGCGCCGCAACGATATTCCCTCGACCAAGGGGACGCTCTAG
- the hisC gene encoding histidinol-phosphate transaminase, with protein sequence MEPRASVKNLIPYIPGKPIEELERELGIRGAAKMASNENPLGPSPLAKEALSEHVSKVNLYPDGCCFELRRKLSEKLGVPEDTIVIGNGSNEVIEIVARTFLEPGDEAIYGRHAFIVYPIVTQSLGCSHVVSRMPDLTHDLEDMLSLVTEKTKIIYIANPNNPTGTIVRRDEFEWFLERVPENVLILVDEAYFEYVDDPEYPDTLRYHSVRESLVTVRTFSKIYGLAGLRVGYGVASKEAVSYMDRVREPFNVNSAAQAAACAALDDDRHVARSRKLNRTAKEYLREKLGELGVRYTESHTNFLLVDLERDPMPVYEALLRDGVITRPVGGYGLKTHLRVSFGLDSENEKFIESLGRILRR encoded by the coding sequence ATGGAACCAAGAGCAAGCGTAAAGAACCTTATTCCCTATATTCCGGGAAAGCCGATCGAGGAGCTCGAGCGGGAACTCGGAATCCGGGGCGCGGCCAAGATGGCTTCGAACGAAAACCCCCTCGGCCCCTCCCCGCTTGCAAAAGAAGCGCTTTCAGAACACGTCTCGAAGGTAAACCTTTATCCCGACGGGTGTTGCTTTGAGCTCCGCCGGAAACTTTCCGAGAAGCTCGGGGTTCCCGAGGACACGATAGTAATCGGCAACGGCTCGAACGAGGTGATAGAGATCGTCGCAAGAACCTTTCTCGAGCCCGGGGACGAGGCCATCTACGGACGCCACGCGTTTATCGTCTACCCGATCGTCACACAGTCGCTCGGGTGCTCGCACGTCGTCTCCCGGATGCCGGATCTCACGCACGACCTCGAGGACATGCTTTCCCTGGTGACCGAGAAAACGAAGATCATCTACATCGCGAATCCGAACAACCCCACCGGGACGATAGTGAGAAGGGATGAGTTCGAGTGGTTCCTCGAGCGGGTTCCCGAGAACGTGCTGATACTCGTGGACGAAGCCTATTTCGAGTACGTGGACGACCCCGAGTATCCGGACACGCTTCGCTACCACTCGGTACGCGAATCGCTCGTGACGGTGAGGACCTTCTCCAAGATTTACGGTCTTGCGGGGCTCAGGGTCGGCTACGGGGTTGCGTCAAAAGAGGCGGTTTCCTACATGGACCGGGTAAGGGAGCCGTTTAACGTGAACTCGGCCGCGCAGGCGGCGGCCTGCGCAGCGCTTGACGACGATAGACACGTCGCCCGCTCAAGGAAGCTTAACCGCACGGCAAAGGAGTATCTGCGCGAGAAGCTGGGCGAACTTGGGGTCAGGTACACTGAGTCTCATACGAATTTCCTTCTCGTGGATCTCGAGAGGGATCCGATGCCGGTTTACGAGGCGCTTCTTCGCGACGGGGTGATAACGAGGCCGGTGGGCGGCTACGGACTTAAAACGCACCTGAGGGTAAGTTTCGGCCTCGACAGCGAAAACGAAAAATTCATTGAATCGCTTGGGAGAATTCTCAGAAGATGA
- a CDS encoding prephenate dehydrogenase/arogenate dehydrogenase family protein: MTFEKVAVVGLGLIGGSLAAALRESGEVGEVFGVERDTESLRFALENGITDTGASEIGPGMSGSEIVVVATYVDTIAQVAGEVSGFVSPDTVVCDVGSVKASVVREMEKGPRNIRFVGAHPIAGRETSGVTESDPGLFSGKRCIVTPTESTSPEALSTVRALFSLVGSEVVEMDPESHDEVFSLVSHLPHAVAYSLVSAVASRGGDRNLFDFSGGGLADFTRIAGSSPEMWAGIFIENREALLDAIRSFAGKLGEIEKAVASGNVENLTVLLREARDSKRDLRE, translated from the coding sequence ATGACTTTTGAAAAAGTGGCGGTGGTAGGTCTCGGCCTTATAGGAGGTTCCCTCGCGGCGGCCCTTCGCGAATCGGGGGAAGTCGGGGAAGTCTTCGGGGTCGAGCGGGACACTGAGTCACTCCGCTTCGCCCTTGAAAACGGGATCACGGACACGGGCGCTTCTGAAATCGGCCCCGGCATGTCGGGGTCGGAAATAGTTGTCGTCGCGACCTACGTCGACACCATAGCGCAGGTGGCCGGGGAAGTTTCCGGATTCGTTTCCCCCGACACGGTGGTCTGCGACGTGGGAAGCGTGAAGGCTTCTGTGGTGAGGGAAATGGAAAAGGGCCCCCGGAATATCCGCTTTGTCGGGGCCCATCCCATCGCGGGGAGGGAAACATCCGGCGTCACGGAGTCTGATCCCGGTCTTTTCTCAGGGAAAAGATGCATTGTCACTCCCACGGAAAGCACCAGCCCCGAAGCTCTCTCCACGGTGAGGGCGCTTTTTTCACTCGTTGGAAGCGAGGTGGTCGAGATGGATCCCGAATCCCATGATGAGGTCTTTTCGCTCGTAAGCCATCTTCCCCACGCGGTCGCCTACTCGCTTGTGAGTGCGGTGGCTTCGAGGGGAGGAGACAGAAATCTTTTTGATTTTTCGGGCGGGGGCCTTGCCGACTTCACCAGAATCGCCGGCAGCTCCCCCGAGATGTGGGCCGGTATTTTCATCGAGAACCGCGAGGCGCTGCTGGATGCCATCCGCAGCTTCGCGGGAAAGCTCGGGGAAATTGAAAAAGCCGTCGCCTCCGGTAATGTAGAAAATCTGACAGTTCTTTTGAGGGAGGCCCGGGATTCAAAGAGGGATCTCAGGGAGTGA
- a CDS encoding transglycosylase SLT domain-containing protein — translation MDPRKAALSVFLLALLLLAAAAEGARANHVDCEKVLQSTEKTLEARFLKVHCHARERQHAEVHGALAEIKDKLIFIEDYLLYYEAEAALGLGQKERAEALFLKILKHHPDSAIGHDARERLAEIHLENDRHAEAEKTYSHLAQRTDSRWKKAVYLKNLGEIKERQGDFPAASEIFERIWAEHPEVSFSDYAFELHKKNGKVFTPSPQQFEKRGDVMFEAGNWEGALEAFSGAPRTNAVRTKTGICLYRLSRFPEALKVFSGIDSPKAFYWRGVTLMSMEKEEEAIGVFERLHRLNPKSSWTSKSLLKAARLRHLRNEPEEAHRLYRLVIEKYPGREEAQESAWNIGWMHYSKKEYAKAAEAFSDRAWARGRDRERFLYWYARASERAGDKPGALFALGDLAESPKITYYSALAKMRLGENMLPTPPPAAAWSGDPFGKNPALKKFLFFAKAGVYDLALREAELLRPRAKTRAQRLYLASLYLQAQDYKTSITLANGVRSPEALRLSFPKGFEERVKVFSRKYTLDEFLVYSVIREESHFDKEAVSVSDARGLMQLLPSTALETAPKAGLSNFQASQLFSPDINLELGCYYLSWLLEIFEGNFALSLAGYNGGPTSAKTWYEKNDALDIDEFIEEIPFEQSRNYVKKIIRSYVAYEAVYGREKDQFSRQSFEKFLKIMSP, via the coding sequence ATGGATCCGAGAAAAGCAGCTCTCAGCGTCTTTCTCCTTGCCCTGCTTCTCCTCGCCGCCGCGGCCGAGGGCGCGCGCGCCAACCACGTCGACTGCGAAAAAGTCCTGCAATCCACCGAGAAAACCCTCGAGGCGCGGTTTCTCAAGGTTCACTGCCACGCCCGGGAGCGGCAGCACGCCGAGGTGCACGGGGCTCTCGCCGAGATAAAGGATAAGCTCATCTTTATAGAGGATTATCTGCTTTACTACGAAGCGGAGGCAGCTTTAGGCCTCGGGCAGAAGGAGAGGGCAGAGGCGCTTTTCCTGAAGATACTGAAACACCACCCGGACTCGGCGATCGGCCATGACGCCCGTGAGCGGCTTGCTGAAATCCACCTCGAGAACGATCGCCACGCGGAGGCGGAAAAAACATACTCCCATCTTGCCCAGCGGACCGACAGCAGGTGGAAAAAAGCCGTTTACCTGAAAAACCTCGGCGAAATAAAGGAGAGACAGGGAGACTTCCCCGCGGCCTCCGAGATATTCGAGAGGATATGGGCAGAGCACCCGGAGGTAAGCTTCTCGGATTACGCATTCGAGCTTCACAAGAAAAACGGAAAAGTCTTTACCCCTTCGCCGCAGCAGTTTGAAAAAAGAGGGGACGTCATGTTCGAGGCCGGCAACTGGGAGGGGGCGCTTGAGGCCTTCTCCGGAGCGCCGCGAACAAACGCGGTAAGAACGAAAACCGGCATCTGCCTCTACAGGCTTTCCAGGTTTCCCGAAGCCCTGAAGGTATTCTCGGGGATCGATTCCCCGAAGGCCTTTTACTGGAGGGGCGTGACTCTCATGAGCATGGAGAAAGAAGAGGAGGCCATAGGCGTTTTCGAGAGACTCCACAGGCTAAACCCCAAAAGCTCCTGGACGTCCAAGTCGCTTCTTAAGGCTGCGAGGCTTCGCCACCTGCGCAACGAGCCTGAAGAGGCCCACCGGCTCTACCGCCTCGTTATCGAGAAATACCCCGGAAGGGAAGAGGCCCAGGAAAGCGCGTGGAACATCGGGTGGATGCACTACAGCAAAAAGGAGTACGCAAAGGCCGCCGAGGCTTTCTCCGACCGCGCCTGGGCGAGGGGGAGGGACCGGGAGCGCTTTCTTTACTGGTACGCTAGGGCGTCCGAGCGGGCGGGAGACAAGCCCGGGGCGCTGTTCGCGCTCGGAGATCTCGCCGAGTCCCCGAAAATCACCTACTACTCGGCTCTTGCGAAGATGAGGCTCGGGGAAAACATGCTCCCCACCCCGCCTCCCGCCGCTGCCTGGTCGGGGGACCCTTTCGGGAAAAATCCCGCGCTTAAAAAATTTCTTTTCTTCGCCAAGGCCGGGGTATATGATCTTGCCCTCAGGGAAGCCGAGCTTCTTCGGCCCCGGGCGAAAACGCGCGCGCAGCGCCTTTACCTCGCCTCTCTTTACCTGCAGGCACAGGACTACAAAACCTCAATAACCCTGGCAAACGGCGTCAGGTCCCCCGAGGCGCTCCGCCTCTCCTTCCCTAAGGGCTTCGAGGAGCGGGTGAAAGTTTTTTCGCGCAAATACACGCTTGACGAGTTCCTGGTCTACTCCGTCATAAGGGAAGAAAGCCATTTCGACAAGGAGGCGGTTTCGGTTTCCGACGCCAGGGGGCTCATGCAGCTTCTTCCCTCGACGGCTCTTGAGACGGCACCCAAGGCGGGTCTTAGCAATTTCCAGGCTTCCCAGCTTTTCTCTCCCGATATAAACCTTGAACTGGGATGCTATTACCTGAGCTGGCTGCTTGAGATCTTCGAGGGCAACTTCGCCTTAAGCCTGGCCGGCTATAACGGCGGCCCCACAAGCGCCAAGACGTGGTATGAGAAAAACGATGCGCTCGATATTGACGAATTCATAGAGGAAATCCCCTTTGAGCAGTCAAGGAACTACGTAAAGAAAATCATAAGGAGCTACGTCGCTTACGAGGCGGTCTACGGAAGGGAGAAAGATCAGTTCTCAAGGCAGAGCTTCGAGAAGTTCCTCAAGATCATGAGCCCGTAG
- a CDS encoding HigA family addiction module antitoxin has product MKNPVHPGIIVREDCMKPLNLSITECAEILGVTHKTLSNLVNAKASVSVEMACRLSKAFGSTPRTWLGMQQAFDLA; this is encoded by the coding sequence ATGAAAAATCCAGTGCATCCGGGCATCATAGTGCGCGAGGATTGCATGAAACCACTGAATCTGTCGATTACCGAGTGCGCTGAAATTTTGGGAGTCACGCACAAGACACTTTCCAATCTTGTCAACGCAAAGGCATCCGTTTCCGTTGAGATGGCCTGCCGGTTGTCAAAGGCGTTCGGTTCAACTCCGAGAACTTGGCTTGGCATGCAACAGGCCTTCGACCTTGCCTGA
- the queF gene encoding preQ(1) synthase: MDEPSPEILETFENKNPERDYEIEISCPEFTCVCPKTGQPDFATITIKYVPDRLCVELKSLKLYMFSYRNTGEFHEHVTNRILNDFVSACDPRSVEVTGDFNVRGGIKTVVRASHRKDA; the protein is encoded by the coding sequence ATGGACGAACCGAGCCCGGAAATCCTCGAGACTTTCGAGAACAAAAACCCGGAGAGGGATTACGAAATCGAGATATCGTGTCCCGAGTTCACCTGCGTTTGCCCGAAAACGGGGCAGCCGGACTTTGCGACCATCACAATAAAGTACGTACCCGACAGGCTCTGCGTGGAACTTAAGTCCCTTAAGCTCTACATGTTCTCCTACAGGAACACGGGCGAGTTCCACGAGCACGTGACGAACAGGATCCTTAACGATTTCGTCTCCGCGTGCGATCCGAGGTCGGTCGAGGTGACGGGCGACTTCAACGTCCGCGGCGGAATAAAGACGGTAGTACGGGCCTCACACAGAAAAGACGCCTGA
- the cofC gene encoding 2-phospho-L-lactate guanylyltransferase, with amino-acid sequence MKFILVPVKDLSRANERLASVLSNKQRTELAYVMLEDVFSAVGESKLADNKVVVTLDRKAEKMALEEGFDVIREESQLGESSSVDLAIQVCRKMGAKSVLVIPGDAPLITGEDLDSVLEKEKKGKSVILVPSEDELGTNAILRKPPDSIPSMFGNDSFRKHREEAERRYVPCDVYRNFNISIDIDEPGDIETFSHHGSHTKTYRKLLELGLIKEEAGKNGAAAG; translated from the coding sequence TTGAAATTCATATTGGTTCCCGTAAAAGATCTTTCAAGGGCAAACGAAAGACTTGCCTCGGTGCTCAGCAACAAGCAGAGAACCGAGCTTGCCTACGTAATGCTGGAAGACGTGTTCTCCGCGGTCGGCGAATCGAAGCTCGCCGACAACAAAGTCGTTGTTACGCTCGACAGGAAGGCGGAGAAAATGGCCCTTGAGGAGGGGTTTGACGTAATAAGGGAGGAGAGCCAGCTCGGGGAGAGCTCTTCGGTTGATCTTGCGATCCAGGTCTGCAGAAAAATGGGCGCGAAATCCGTGCTCGTAATCCCGGGCGACGCCCCTTTAATAACCGGCGAGGACCTCGACTCCGTCCTTGAGAAAGAGAAGAAAGGCAAGTCCGTGATCCTCGTTCCCTCAGAAGATGAGCTCGGCACAAACGCCATACTGAGAAAACCTCCCGACAGCATACCCTCGATGTTCGGAAACGACAGCTTCAGGAAACACAGGGAGGAGGCCGAGCGCAGATACGTGCCCTGCGACGTCTACAGAAACTTCAATATCAGCATCGACATCGACGAGCCCGGGGACATAGAGACTTTCTCCCACCACGGCTCCCACACCAAGACCTACAGAAAACTTCTGGAACTGGGATTAATAAAGGAAGAAGCGGGAAAAAACGGGGCGGCGGCCGGCTGA
- a CDS encoding mobile mystery protein B: protein MVQYRYTEGQTPLSEEEKEHLVPTILMREDLDRFERENILEARRWVMRKSVLASKQNIFSEKFILNLHKRMFGRVWKWAGQYRKSDKNIGVNYSLIQTEFRKLLDDAAYWLEHNTYGVAELAVIFHHRLVKIHLFPNGNGRHARLLADVIVAKYGGEKLTWGGGADLTASEDVRERYIAALREADSGIYDSLISFAKS from the coding sequence ATGGTTCAGTATCGTTATACAGAGGGCCAGACCCCGCTTAGCGAGGAAGAGAAGGAACATCTCGTTCCCACCATATTAATGCGTGAAGATCTGGACCGTTTCGAGCGGGAAAATATTCTTGAAGCCCGGAGATGGGTAATGCGGAAATCTGTTTTGGCATCGAAACAGAATATTTTTTCGGAGAAATTTATCCTGAACCTTCATAAGCGCATGTTCGGTCGTGTCTGGAAATGGGCAGGTCAGTACCGAAAATCCGACAAAAACATCGGCGTCAACTATTCCCTCATCCAGACCGAATTTCGCAAGTTGCTGGACGATGCCGCTTATTGGCTGGAACACAATACCTACGGTGTTGCTGAACTGGCCGTTATTTTTCATCACCGGTTAGTGAAAATTCACCTTTTTCCGAACGGCAACGGCCGACACGCGCGCTTGCTTGCCGATGTAATAGTTGCCAAATATGGTGGTGAAAAACTCACATGGGGCGGTGGTGCCGACCTCACTGCGTCTGAAGATGTCCGCGAACGCTATATTGCGGCACTGCGTGAGGCTGACTCTGGTATCTATGATTCCCTGATTTCGTTTGCTAAGTCGTAA
- a CDS encoding mobile mystery protein A, with protein MTNKFKYMQLQTLDDHLSRVNVCDRPSGGWIRAVRTSLGMSVRQMAERIGITQQSAARLEKNEINDAITLRSLRKAAEALDCRLVYVFVPNDGSLRNIVRKQALRKARDIVDPVDHSMMLEAQDVGDRQEKTAQIADELVRNPAISLWD; from the coding sequence ATGACAAACAAATTTAAGTATATGCAATTGCAGACGCTGGATGACCACCTTTCCAGAGTGAATGTTTGCGACCGTCCCTCTGGCGGTTGGATTCGTGCTGTCCGCACCTCGCTTGGCATGAGCGTTCGTCAGATGGCGGAACGTATAGGAATCACACAGCAATCCGCCGCTCGTTTGGAGAAAAACGAGATCAATGATGCGATTACACTTAGGTCGCTTCGCAAGGCGGCTGAAGCATTGGATTGCAGGCTCGTTTATGTTTTTGTTCCAAATGATGGCTCCTTGCGGAACATCGTGCGCAAGCAGGCGCTCAGAAAGGCTCGTGATATCGTTGATCCTGTGGACCACAGCATGATGCTTGAAGCGCAGGATGTAGGCGACAGGCAGGAGAAAACCGCCCAAATCGCTGATGAGTTGGTGCGCAACCCTGCCATCAGTCTGTGGGACTGA
- the pheA gene encoding prephenate dehydratase encodes MDSKKELSDVRKKIDAIDSELLELINKRAELAIEVSALKKKDLLGIYDRSRESEVEGKIAETNTGPLSDEDVLLIFREIISRCRSLQHQEKVAYLGPAGSFSNQAAFRKFGAASEFFPVNSLEDVFEEVHSQRADFGIVPVENSVEGSVGDVLDMLVRWDLDVSSECFERIEHFLLSIDGDASKIRTVASHPHALGQCRKWIASNLYGVALLETPSTAAAAKIAARDESVAAIASEFSGSIYNLKTIQSYIEDSPRNTTRFVVVGREKPPPSGEDKTSIAFSVKDEPGALHATFFLPFSESGINLTKIESRPSRDGQWEYVFFADFSGHREEEAVKEALERVEANCVFLKVLGSYPAEVPG; translated from the coding sequence ATGGACTCCAAAAAAGAACTTTCCGACGTAAGAAAAAAAATAGACGCCATTGACTCCGAGCTGCTTGAACTTATAAACAAGCGGGCCGAGCTTGCGATAGAGGTAAGCGCACTCAAGAAAAAGGATCTTTTGGGAATTTACGACCGGAGCAGGGAAAGCGAGGTGGAGGGCAAGATAGCGGAAACCAACACCGGCCCCCTCTCCGACGAGGACGTCCTTCTTATTTTCAGGGAGATAATATCGCGCTGCAGGTCCCTTCAGCACCAGGAGAAAGTCGCCTACCTCGGACCCGCGGGCAGCTTCTCAAACCAGGCGGCGTTTCGGAAGTTCGGTGCCGCCTCGGAGTTTTTTCCCGTAAACAGCCTCGAGGATGTGTTCGAGGAGGTGCACAGCCAGAGGGCCGATTTCGGCATAGTACCCGTCGAGAATTCGGTTGAGGGCTCGGTGGGGGACGTGCTAGACATGCTCGTCCGGTGGGACCTTGACGTCTCGTCCGAGTGTTTCGAGCGTATTGAACACTTCCTGCTCTCCATTGACGGGGACGCCAGTAAAATAAGGACTGTGGCCTCGCATCCCCACGCCCTCGGGCAGTGCAGGAAATGGATTGCCTCGAACCTCTACGGCGTCGCGCTTCTTGAGACCCCGAGCACCGCGGCGGCGGCGAAAATAGCCGCGAGGGACGAGAGCGTCGCCGCGATCGCAAGCGAGTTCTCAGGGTCGATATACAACCTGAAGACGATACAGAGCTACATAGAGGACAGCCCGCGCAACACGACCCGGTTCGTGGTGGTGGGAAGGGAGAAACCTCCCCCGAGCGGAGAGGACAAGACTTCGATCGCCTTTTCCGTCAAGGATGAGCCGGGAGCGCTTCACGCGACGTTTTTCCTCCCCTTTTCCGAATCCGGCATAAACCTCACCAAAATCGAGTCCAGACCCTCGCGCGACGGGCAGTGGGAGTACGTGTTTTTCGCCGACTTCTCGGGACACCGCGAAGAGGAGGCTGTAAAGGAGGCCCTCGAGAGGGTGGAAGCCAACTGCGTTTTCCTCAAAGTGCTGGGATCCTATCCCGCCGAAGTGCCGGGCTGA